TTCGGCTGGCTGATGCTCCGCGGCAGGTGCTACGACTGCGGCGCGCCAATCCCGATCCGCTACTGGCTGTTCGAGCTGTTCTTTGGAGCGCTGTTCGCTCTGGCGGGCTGGTGGTTTTGGCCAGGGTAGCAATCGCCAATTATCCCCCGGTGAATCACCGGGGACTATCTATGCTAGAATAGATCCTTTCCCGGCTCCTCACTCACGGCTCCCCTCACCAATGATCCGACTCTCCTTCTACGGCGCGGCGCAAACAGTTACTGGCTCCAAGTACCTGCTCGAAGTCGATAATACGTCGGTGCTCATCGACTGCGGC
This genomic interval from bacterium contains the following:
- a CDS encoding prepilin peptidase, whose translation is FGWLMLRGRCYDCGAPIPIRYWLFELFFGALFALAGWWFWPG